A genome region from Panthera leo isolate Ple1 chromosome A2, P.leo_Ple1_pat1.1, whole genome shotgun sequence includes the following:
- the LOC122213294 gene encoding olfactory receptor 7D4-like, translating into MEAENQTEVSVFLLRGLSDDPELQPLLFGMFLSMYLVTVLGNLLIILVVSSDSHLHTPMYFFLSNLSFVDICFISTTVPKMLVNIQECSKGISYIECLIQVYFFMIFAGMDDFLLTVMAYDRFVAICHPLHYTVIMNPRLCVLLVLSCWLTLFWVSLIHILLVRRLTFCTGTEIPHFFCELAQILKAACSDTLINNICLYVATALLCVFPLTGILFSYSQIVSSLMRMSSSEGKYKAFSTCGSHLSVVCLFYGTSLGVYLTSAVTHSSQRSSIASVMYTVVTPMLNPFIYSLRNKDVKGALQRFLSRATSWP; encoded by the coding sequence ATGGAAGCAGAAAACCAGACAGAAGTATCAGTATTCCTCCTCAGGGGTCTCTCAGATGATCCAGAACTGCAGCCTCTCCTCTTTGGCATGTTCCTATCCATGTATCTGGTCACTGTGCTTGGAAACCTGCTCATCATCCTGGTTGTCAGCTCTGACTctcacctccacacccccatgtacttcttcctctccaacctGTCCTTTGTTGACATTTGTTTCATCTCCACCACTGTCCCAAAGATGCTGGTGAACATCCaggaatgcagcaaaggcattTCCTATATAGAATGCCTCattcaagtgtatttttttatgatttttgctgGAATGGACGATTTCCTCCTGActgtgatggcctatgaccggtTTGTGGCCATCTGCCACCCCCTACACTACACAGTCATCATGAACCCACGACTCTGTGTCCTCCTGGTTCTGAGTTGTTGGCTCACCCTTTTCTGGGTCTCCTTGATTCATATTCTACTGGTGAGGCGGCTGACCTTCTGTACAGGCACTGAAATTCCACATTTCTTCTGTGAACTGGCTCAGATTCTTAAGGCAGCCTGCTCTGACACCCTCATCAATAACATCTGCTTGTATGTTGCCACTGCACTGCTGTGTGTGTTTCCTCTCACTGGGATCCTCTTCTCATACTCTCAGATTGTCTCCTCCTTAATGAGGATGTCGTCCAGTGAGGGCAAGTATAAAGCATTTTCCACCTGTGGGTCTCACCTCTCTGTGGTCTGTCTGTTCTATGGGACAAGCCTGGGGGTCTACCTCACTTCTGCTGTGACCCATTCTTCCCAGAGAAGTTCTATTGCCTCAGTGATGTACACTGTGGTGACCCCCATGTTGAACCCCTTCATCTACAGCTTGAGGAACAAGGATGTGAAGGGGGCCCTGCAAAGATTCCTCAGCAGAGCAACCTCATGGCCATGA
- the LOC122208256 gene encoding olfactory receptor 7C1-like: protein MEPRNQTSVSEFLLLGFSHDSENQPILFGLFLSMYLVTVFGNLLIILAVSSDSHLHTPMYFFLSNLSFADICFISTTIPKMLVNIQTQSKSITYAGCIAQMYFFMVFGCMDTFLLTVMAYDRFVAICHPLHYTVIMNPWLCGLLVLVSWFISLSYSLIQSLLMLRLSFCTNRVIPHFYCELTQALMLACSDTLVNHILQYIVTGLLGIVPFSGILFSYSRIASSILRIPSANGKYKTFSTCASHLSVVSLFYGTGLGVYLSSDASSWRGMIASLMYTVVTPMLNPFIYSLRNRDIKRALQKVLRITLYVQ from the coding sequence ATGGAACCAAGAAATCAAACGAGTGTTTCAGAATTTTTACTCCTGGGATTTTCCCACGACTCAGAGAATCAACCCATTCTATTTGGGCTCTTCCTGTCCATGTACCTGGTCACCGTGTTCGGGAACCTGCTCATCATCCTGGCCGTCAGCTCTGACTctcacctccacacccccatgtacttcttcctctccaacttGTCCTTTGCTGACATCTGCTTCATCTCCACCACCATCCCTAAGATGCTGGTGAACATCCAAACACAGAGCAAATCCATCACCTATGCAGGCTGCATCGCCCAGATgtattttttcatggtttttggATGTATGGACACTTTTCTCCTCActgtgatggcctatgaccggtTTGTAGCCATCTGTCACCCCTTGCACTACACAGTCATCATGAACCCATGGCTCTGTGGCCTCCTGGTTCTTGTGTCCTGGTTCATCAGCTTGTCATACTCCCTGATCCAGAGTCTCTTAATGTTGCGGCTGTCCTTCTGCACCAACCGGGTAATTCCACACTTTTACTGTGAACTTACTCAGGCCCTCATGCTTGCCTGCTCAGACACATTGGTCAATCACATCCTACAATACATTGTGACTGGCCTTCTTGGCATTGTTCCCTTCTCAGGGATCCTTTTCTCCTATAGCCGTATTGCCTCCTCAATCCTGAGAATCCCATCAGCTAATGGGAAGTATAAGACATTTTCCACCTGTGCATCTCACTTGTCTGTGGTTTCTTTGTTCTATGGGACAGGGCTTGGTGTGTATCTCAGTTCTGATGCATCTTCCTGGAGGGGCATGATTGCCTCATTGATGTACACCGTGGTCACCCCAATGCTGAATCCCTTCATCTACAGCCTACGGAACAGGGACATCAAGAGGGCTTTACAAAAAGTTCTCAGGATAACACTCTATGTTCAGTGA
- the LOC122208441 gene encoding olfactory receptor 7E24-like, whose product MSLHLFCLFNTLFFFKRCPIFMEPQNLTGVSEFFLMGLSDDLELQPLLFGLFLSMYLVTVLGNLLIILAVSSDPHLYTPMYFFLSNLSLADIGFSTTTIPKMLLNIQTHNRSITYADCLTQVSFFFLFGCLDNLLLAVMAYDRFVAICHPLHYPVIMNPCLCGFLVLVSFFSSLLDSQIHCLMVSQLTFCTSVEIHHFFCDAPQLLHLACSDTSINTILLYFMGAIFGGVPLSGILCSYTRIVSSILRVPSTGGKCKAFSTCGSHLSVVCLFYGTGLGVYLSSSVSPSPRKGAVASVMYTVVTPMLNPFIYSLRNKDIKRALWRIISRTD is encoded by the coding sequence ATGTCTCTacacttgttttgtttattcaacactctcttctttttcaagaggTGTCCCATCTTCATGGAACCACAGAATCTAACTGGTGTCTCAGAATTCTTCCTCATGGGACTCTCAGATGACCTGGAACTACAGCCCCTTCTCTTTGGGCTGTTCCTGTCCATGTACCTGGTCACTGTGCTGGGGAACCTGCTCATCATCCTGGCTGTCAGCTCTGACCCCCACCTCTAcacacccatgtacttcttcctttccaacctgTCCTTGGCTGACATTGGTTTCAGCACCACTACGATCCCCAAGATGCTGTTGAACATTCAAACACACAATAGATCTATCACCTATGCAGACTGCCTAACTCAggtatccttttttttcctatttggatGTTTGGACAATCTACTCCTGGCTGTGATGGCATATGACCGTTTTGTGGCGATTTGTCACCCCCTGCACTACCCAGTCATCATGAACCCATGCCTCTGTGGCTTTTTGGTCCTCGTGTCATTTTTCAGCAGCCTTTTGGACTCTCAGATTCACTGTTTGATGGTGTCACAACTTACCTTCTGCACAAGTGTGGAAATTCATCATTTCTTTTGTGATGCACCTCAACTTCTCCACCTTGCCTGTTCTGATACCTCCATCAATACCATACTCTTGTATTTCATGGGGGCCATTTTTGGTGGCGTTCCACTCTCAGGGATCCTTTGCTCTTATACTCGAATTGTTTCCTCCATTCTGAGAGTCCCATCAACAGGCGGGAAGTGCAAAGCCTTTTCTACCTGTGGCTCTCACCTATcagttgtttgcttgttttacgGAACAGGTCTTGGGGTATACCTCAGTtcatctgtctccccctcccctaggAAGGGTGCAGTGGCGTCGGTGATGTACACTGTGGTCACCCCAatgctgaaccccttcatctacagcctgagAAACAAGGATATCAAGAGAGCACTGTGGAGGATTATCAGCAGGACAGACTAA